From the genome of Leptospiraceae bacterium, one region includes:
- a CDS encoding phage tail tape measure protein, with protein sequence MKKALFTQPVSAPSTAARKELKKLGVDTYDETSGKFKDLITIFGELEVATKKMSKESERNATLQKILGVGGIKAYQAAVGQGIEKVREFKAILDTTGTSSSFAKRQLDTYEGSVKILEGSWQTFKVLIGNTLIPVLSKLAGALSYAISGTARFLQQNQGVAKAIGWGASLVASIFVVGGATWALIGAYKVMSVLITRNIILGGLYKSYLGMVSVMKGLLTGRIWANTIATGAQTLATQAGILAKRASITATFTEASATNASGLAKVYYTTKAWLMVAASSALTVAQWALNSALLASPITWIILGVVALGAAIYGIVKYWDSLVAAMKTAWGWMKKIFGMEDSESDKLQSAIDKFDSKLKVLDEKKSKYLQMGFKADSKEIKAIDSEIKTTTGQKEKTSQVLSGVQNYDSKLKELENQKKLIQSAMDSAGKEGKAGEVEALKKRLAETSNSIYALNKNEFIREAQISSIKEGVKEIKNTTDSVKSLNKVVSEVDFTKLNPEQMVSKNNAVMKKMQEQAFYSGKGFVNQMNTGIEHQTAINGGNGALKLAGAMDKPIPHSDAKEGPLSRLTESGRAFVTTFEKGIENALGQSTIMNEFGQKFNPMKPIERDSSINSNIISEGITNNNSNSAKTISLNIGSLIQNAEFRGDKSGMEQIAEILLRLINADVEKYEYA encoded by the coding sequence GTGAAAAAAGCCCTTTTCACACAGCCTGTCAGCGCACCATCAACGGCTGCACGGAAGGAATTAAAAAAACTGGGCGTAGATACTTACGATGAAACCTCCGGTAAATTTAAGGATTTAATTACCATTTTTGGCGAATTAGAGGTTGCCACAAAAAAAATGAGTAAAGAATCAGAAAGAAATGCAACCTTGCAAAAAATACTTGGAGTTGGTGGTATTAAGGCTTATCAGGCCGCTGTCGGTCAGGGCATTGAAAAAGTCAGGGAGTTTAAAGCCATTTTAGATACTACAGGAACCTCGTCATCCTTTGCTAAACGTCAATTAGATACCTATGAAGGTTCGGTAAAAATTTTAGAAGGAAGTTGGCAGACCTTTAAGGTTTTGATTGGAAATACATTAATTCCTGTTTTATCCAAACTTGCCGGTGCTCTGAGTTATGCAATATCAGGGACTGCCAGATTTTTACAGCAAAATCAGGGAGTAGCAAAAGCTATTGGCTGGGGAGCATCATTAGTTGCCAGCATATTTGTTGTGGGTGGAGCGACCTGGGCCTTAATCGGTGCTTATAAGGTTATGAGCGTATTGATAACTCGTAATATTATTTTAGGAGGATTATATAAAAGTTATTTAGGTATGGTTTCTGTTATGAAAGGATTACTTACGGGAAGGATTTGGGCAAATACGATAGCAACCGGAGCACAAACATTGGCAACACAAGCTGGAATTTTAGCCAAACGAGCCTCTATTACAGCAACTTTTACAGAAGCATCAGCAACCAATGCGTCTGGTTTGGCTAAAGTTTATTATACAACAAAAGCCTGGTTGATGGTTGCAGCCAGTTCAGCCCTTACCGTTGCACAATGGGCTTTGAATTCTGCACTTTTGGCGAGTCCGATTACATGGATTATTTTAGGAGTTGTGGCCTTAGGAGCCGCCATTTACGGAATTGTAAAATATTGGGATTCCCTTGTTGCTGCTATGAAAACAGCCTGGGGATGGATGAAAAAAATATTTGGTATGGAGGATTCCGAATCAGATAAATTACAAAGTGCTATTGATAAATTTGATTCTAAATTAAAAGTTCTGGATGAAAAGAAAAGTAAATATTTGCAGATGGGCTTTAAAGCAGACTCTAAAGAAATTAAAGCTATAGACTCTGAAATAAAAACTACCACGGGACAAAAAGAAAAAACTTCGCAGGTGCTTTCTGGTGTGCAAAACTATGATTCAAAGTTAAAAGAATTAGAAAATCAGAAAAAACTCATTCAGTCTGCTATGGATAGTGCAGGAAAGGAAGGAAAAGCTGGAGAAGTTGAAGCATTAAAAAAACGTTTAGCCGAAACCAGTAATTCTATTTATGCACTCAATAAAAATGAATTTATCCGTGAAGCTCAAATTTCAAGTATTAAAGAAGGTGTGAAGGAAATCAAAAATACTACAGACTCGGTAAAAAGTCTTAACAAAGTAGTTTCAGAAGTTGACTTTACAAAACTTAATCCTGAACAAATGGTATCAAAAAATAATGCTGTAATGAAAAAAATGCAGGAGCAGGCGTTTTATTCAGGTAAGGGATTTGTCAATCAGATGAATACGGGAATTGAACATCAAACTGCAATTAATGGAGGTAATGGAGCTCTGAAACTGGCGGGAGCAATGGATAAACCGATTCCACATTCTGATGCAAAGGAGGGACCGCTATCCAGACTAACAGAATCTGGAAGGGCATTTGTTACTACATTTGAGAAGGGAATCGAAAATGCTCTTGGTCAATCTACAATTATGAATGAATTTGGTCAAAAGTTTAATCCAATGAAACCTATAGAACGAGATAGTTCTATAAACAGTAATATTATATCTGAAGGAATCACCAATAATAATTCAAATAGCGCAAAAACAATTTCTTTAAATATAGGTAGCCTGATTCAAAATGCTGAGTTTCGTGGAGACAAAAGCGGAATGGAACAAATAGCAGAAATTCTTTTACGATTAATTAATGCAGATGTGGAGAAATACGAATATGCCTGA
- a CDS encoding phage tail tape measure protein — protein sequence MSDSFKLGAIISLADYASSVIDNVGKKFDALKSKLGETHSAIQKYESGMKGIKIGGAIIAGGLAIKSSLSGSVDEARKFEKELALLGATANASKLDMDKFSQAAIETGLNTAFSPQEAASGLTALASAGVEGADNIRTALLPAAASSAGKLSIDQAAADMAATMMSFKNQGVSARQTVDTFVNMANVASFSIQDLGSAWRGVNLAASSTNQSLSTTGAVMAALKNAGSTAIESGEGIRMALTALTDCVESNLSNKFYLI from the coding sequence GTGTCTGATTCATTTAAGTTAGGAGCAATTATTTCCCTTGCTGATTACGCATCCTCTGTAATCGACAATGTGGGTAAAAAATTTGATGCTTTAAAAAGTAAACTGGGTGAAACGCATTCTGCCATTCAGAAATATGAATCAGGTATGAAGGGGATTAAAATAGGTGGTGCAATTATTGCAGGGGGTTTAGCAATCAAGTCAAGCCTGTCCGGTTCTGTAGATGAGGCCCGCAAGTTCGAAAAAGAGCTGGCACTGTTAGGAGCCACTGCTAATGCAAGCAAGCTGGATATGGATAAATTTTCACAGGCTGCTATTGAGACAGGTCTGAATACAGCATTTTCACCTCAGGAGGCTGCATCTGGATTAACAGCCCTTGCCAGTGCTGGCGTGGAGGGTGCGGATAATATCCGAACTGCTTTACTACCAGCAGCGGCCTCATCTGCTGGAAAGCTTTCTATAGATCAGGCTGCAGCTGATATGGCAGCTACCATGATGAGCTTTAAAAATCAGGGAGTTTCTGCAAGGCAAACCGTTGATACCTTTGTAAATATGGCGAATGTCGCAAGCTTTTCTATTCAGGATTTAGGATCTGCGTGGCGTGGTGTGAACCTGGCTGCCAGTTCTACCAATCAGAGTTTATCTACTACTGGAGCAGTTATGGCAGCTTTAAAGAATGCCGGTTCGACTGCCATTGAATCCGGAGAAGGTATACGAATGGCATTAACTGCACTCACAGACTGTGTGGAAAGTAATTTAAGCAATAAATTCTATTTAATATAA
- a CDS encoding late control protein, which produces MTVKKWIRETIMFVMIQKLYIGNLIFNSVSDVTVSSSLYEPVDTMTIKLPLDRSFDRDKIKVGDSVEWEAGYEKYGLFHEFKGEITEISPKTSDSKPLEIICKDMMYKAQKVIFKKNTYRKTLENVLGSVASSIGIPSEKVKIIPDSIKNKRVSIYSSNKSIRWLLTSLKRYGYFAFFRSGKLYCVSITELSEFPEPSVFKIGFNVIEDKLINRYKTDIQVIVKSYNEKSGKIYEAKYPTKSKGESKEYVIDGLTNSEARKRAKDLYIEIAGDGMRGSFITFGYPNVSHSEIIQIMDPFNQDRNKEIFIGKVVKTFNAERAQFRQEIFPDIINFKKDVKKKKRR; this is translated from the coding sequence ATGACTGTCAAAAAATGGATTCGAGAAACGATAATGTTTGTTATGATTCAAAAACTTTATATAGGTAATTTAATTTTTAATTCTGTAAGTGATGTTACCGTTTCCAGTTCTCTATATGAGCCAGTAGACACAATGACCATTAAATTACCTCTGGATAGAAGCTTTGATAGAGATAAAATAAAAGTGGGTGATAGTGTAGAATGGGAAGCAGGTTACGAAAAATATGGTTTATTTCATGAGTTTAAAGGGGAGATCACAGAAATAAGTCCAAAAACAAGTGATTCAAAGCCTCTGGAAATAATCTGTAAAGATATGATGTATAAAGCACAGAAAGTAATTTTTAAAAAGAATACATATAGAAAAACACTTGAAAATGTTCTTGGAAGTGTAGCTTCTTCCATCGGCATTCCATCTGAAAAAGTAAAAATTATTCCTGATTCCATAAAAAATAAACGAGTAAGCATCTATAGCTCAAATAAATCTATTCGCTGGTTATTAACGAGCTTAAAGCGATATGGATACTTCGCTTTTTTTCGTAGTGGAAAGTTATATTGTGTATCGATTACTGAACTTTCTGAATTTCCGGAGCCATCTGTTTTTAAAATAGGATTTAATGTTATAGAGGACAAACTCATTAATCGTTATAAAACCGATATTCAGGTTATTGTAAAAAGCTATAATGAAAAGTCTGGAAAAATATATGAAGCAAAATACCCTACAAAATCAAAAGGAGAATCAAAAGAATATGTGATTGATGGACTCACAAACTCGGAAGCAAGAAAAAGGGCAAAAGATTTATATATAGAGATTGCAGGCGATGGAATGAGAGGCTCATTTATTACCTTTGGTTATCCTAATGTTTCACACAGCGAAATAATTCAAATTATGGATCCATTCAATCAAGATAGGAATAAAGAAATTTTTATAGGAAAGGTTGTAAAAACTTTTAATGCGGAACGTGCTCAGTTTAGACAGGAAATTTTTCCTGATATTATTAATTTTAAAAAAGATGTAAAAAAGAAAAAGAGAAGATAA
- a CDS encoding phage virion morphogenesis protein, with translation MGLTYTDTFGPVLLNAIAGLDAQLERATEKNAMLLQANLIKGIRNQKYRSQWPDLKPKTITQKEKKNLSNLILVGTGDLSSSFEVAKVSGKVFQVGTNNPYARAHEFGYAPRKIPARPYYRPAWNDSLEGMKENWREAFRRGLSL, from the coding sequence ATGGGTTTAACGTATACAGATACTTTCGGACCTGTATTGCTAAATGCAATTGCCGGACTTGATGCTCAATTGGAAAGAGCCACGGAAAAAAATGCCATGCTTTTACAGGCTAACCTTATCAAGGGAATTCGGAATCAGAAATACAGAAGCCAGTGGCCGGACTTGAAACCGAAAACGATAACGCAAAAAGAGAAAAAAAATCTGTCGAACCTGATACTCGTAGGAACCGGCGATTTAAGTTCCTCCTTTGAGGTAGCAAAGGTTTCCGGAAAAGTATTTCAAGTTGGAACGAATAACCCGTATGCACGAGCTCATGAGTTTGGCTATGCTCCACGGAAGATTCCTGCCAGACCGTATTATCGTCCTGCCTGGAATGATAGCCTGGAAGGCATGAAGGAAAACTGGAGAGAAGCCTTTAGGAGAGGTTTAAGTCTATGA
- a CDS encoding LysM peptidoglycan-binding domain-containing protein — translation MSTVYVVKNEDTLQRIAAKVYGDWTLWKLISDFNKVSKIYSGMLLSIPEPMINDKIHIIQVYDSYESLSRLYYNTEHFSSYIAFYNDYILLSEHVDEEITIPYLLNKKVYDCQKMDSRNDNVCYDSKTLYR, via the coding sequence ATGTCTACAGTATATGTTGTTAAAAATGAAGATACCTTACAAAGGATAGCCGCCAAAGTTTATGGTGACTGGACTCTTTGGAAGCTCATTTCTGATTTTAATAAAGTAAGTAAAATTTATTCAGGAATGTTATTATCAATACCTGAACCCATGATTAATGATAAGATTCATATAATACAGGTGTATGATTCGTATGAATCCTTATCCAGGCTGTATTATAATACTGAACATTTTAGTTCTTATATAGCTTTTTATAATGATTACATTTTACTTAGTGAGCATGTTGATGAAGAAATTACTATTCCATATCTATTGAATAAAAAGGTGTATGACTGTCAAAAAATGGATTCGAGAAACGATAATGTTTGTTATGATTCAAAAACTTTATATAGGTAA